A genome region from Hydrogenoanaerobacterium saccharovorans includes the following:
- a CDS encoding flagellar hook protein FlgE — protein sequence MVRSMYSGVSGMKAHQTRMDVIGNNIANVNTYGFKASRASFKDVYYQTMSGASAGTAVRGGTNASQVGYGSKIGSVDVLQTRSTLQMTDNGMDAAITGEGFFQVQDPDGNTFYTRAGLLNVDSAGNLVDSNGNFVLGVSGSPLGKAPSNEKIQLMIPSVPPTPANVQEIINGVKFTFNAQNSTKDGNVTFNFMTDDSLPGGVDVSVRKDEMTSSAITVRVNKNATFTSMDDFTAKMNAAVTEANGGKPHPGGSFSITTDPATGLFPAGGLTGAELVGKDFDVKMGSLVGIPNEGIFGGMKFKGTSTSPMFDSTGNMTFAATYTSPATATDPEGWKITATDAAGKVYTGHVTTLMTGAGSVRLKATAPTDDGTYLEMTHPGLNAMNKKYNADNGKLPEDPISGGDSFAAPAGGITANPAKKSNDLGLMSKPIVLANGTEGGAQTVADLSSIAIGADGVIEAVHPVHGRLQLGRLDIVTFENPQGLEQVGNSYFSATGNSGTANYCQPGTSGSGALAAGSLEMSNVDLSKEFSDMIITQRGFQANSRLITVSDEMLNELVNLKR from the coding sequence ATGGTTCGATCCATGTATTCGGGCGTTTCGGGCATGAAAGCCCATCAAACCAGAATGGACGTTATCGGTAATAACATTGCAAACGTTAACACATACGGGTTTAAAGCAAGCCGTGCATCTTTTAAGGATGTTTACTATCAAACTATGAGCGGCGCATCGGCGGGTACAGCAGTACGCGGTGGTACCAACGCAAGCCAGGTAGGCTACGGTTCTAAAATAGGCAGCGTAGATGTTCTGCAAACAAGATCTACCCTGCAGATGACCGACAACGGTATGGATGCCGCCATTACAGGCGAGGGCTTTTTTCAGGTGCAGGATCCCGACGGCAACACCTTTTATACCAGAGCAGGTTTGCTCAATGTCGACTCGGCAGGTAACCTTGTAGATTCTAACGGTAACTTTGTGTTGGGCGTTTCGGGCAGCCCGCTTGGTAAAGCACCTTCCAACGAAAAAATTCAACTGATGATTCCGTCCGTTCCGCCTACCCCTGCAAACGTACAAGAAATCATCAACGGTGTTAAATTTACATTCAATGCTCAAAATTCCACCAAAGACGGCAACGTCACCTTTAACTTTATGACAGATGACAGCCTCCCCGGCGGTGTTGATGTCAGCGTACGTAAAGATGAAATGACATCATCGGCTATAACCGTTCGTGTAAATAAAAATGCCACATTTACGAGTATGGATGATTTTACAGCAAAAATGAACGCTGCAGTCACCGAGGCAAACGGAGGTAAACCTCATCCGGGCGGAAGCTTCAGCATTACTACCGACCCTGCTACAGGGTTGTTCCCGGCTGGGGGATTGACCGGTGCAGAGCTTGTCGGCAAGGATTTTGATGTAAAAATGGGCAGCCTTGTAGGTATTCCGAATGAAGGTATCTTTGGCGGGATGAAATTTAAAGGTACCAGCACCAGCCCGATGTTTGATTCTACCGGAAACATGACATTCGCTGCAACTTACACCTCTCCCGCCACAGCAACCGACCCGGAGGGATGGAAAATTACTGCAACAGATGCCGCCGGTAAAGTCTATACAGGCCATGTCACCACACTGATGACGGGAGCCGGTTCGGTACGTTTAAAGGCAACCGCACCAACAGATGACGGCACTTATTTGGAAATGACTCATCCCGGACTGAACGCCATGAACAAAAAATATAACGCAGATAATGGTAAATTACCCGAAGATCCTATTTCTGGTGGGGATAGTTTTGCTGCTCCGGCAGGTGGTATTACGGCAAACCCCGCTAAAAAATCCAACGACCTTGGACTGATGAGCAAACCCATTGTGCTTGCAAACGGTACAGAGGGCGGTGCGCAAACGGTAGCCGATCTTTCCAGCATCGCAATCGGTGCAGATGGCGTAATCGAAGCGGTTCATCCTGTACACGGCAGGCTTCAGCTTGGCAGGTTGGATATTGTAACTTTTGAGAACCCGCAGGGTCTTGAACAAGTAGGTAACTCTTATTTCTCCGCTACGGGTAACTCGGGTACAGCAAACTACTGCCAACCCGGTACTTCAGGCTCGGGCGCATTGGCTGCAGGTTCGCTTGAGATGTCCAACGTTGACCTTTCCAAAGAGTTTTCTGATATGATCATTACACAAAGAGGGTTCCAAGCGAACTCCAGGCTTATTACAGTTTCTGATGAAATGCTCAACGAATTGGTTAATTTGAAAAGATAA
- a CDS encoding flagellar FlbD family protein, with product MINLTKLNSESFILNCDLIESITENPDTTITLMGGKIFIVQESMQEVVQKVIDYRRKTFGNFIKSIIQ from the coding sequence ATGATTAATCTAACCAAGCTAAATAGCGAGTCTTTTATCTTGAATTGTGACCTCATTGAAAGCATTACAGAAAACCCCGATACTACCATTACACTTATGGGAGGTAAAATTTTTATTGTGCAGGAATCAATGCAAGAAGTAGTTCAAAAAGTGATTGATTATCGCAGAAAAACATTTGGCAATTTTATAAAAAGTATTATTCAATAA
- a CDS encoding motility protein A: MDLMSILGLILSLGLVVFGMVFDQDTMTVVWGNLSAFIDYPSMAITFGGTIAVMMMSFPINSFTKIGKHLKIIFFPTKYNPVHFIEQIVEFAKEARMKGLLSLEDKLNETDDVFLRNSLMLVVDSVEPEKVKNLLESELAYLDDRHAQDRAFYEKGAAYAPAFGMIGTLIGLVLMLGSLSDVSKVGSGMAVALITTFYGSMLSNVIFLPISNKLKVRHEEEYLCKMIIVEGVQAIQAGENPKFIKEKLVQFLPAAALKKNTELSGAQNDDSAEQSAKGKRGRRK; the protein is encoded by the coding sequence ATGGATTTAATGTCTATTTTGGGTTTGATACTCAGTTTGGGTCTGGTGGTTTTCGGCATGGTTTTTGACCAAGATACAATGACAGTTGTATGGGGAAACCTTTCCGCGTTTATCGATTACCCCAGTATGGCAATCACCTTTGGCGGTACAATTGCTGTTATGATGATGTCTTTCCCTATCAACAGCTTTACCAAAATCGGTAAACACTTAAAAATTATATTCTTTCCAACCAAATATAATCCGGTTCATTTTATCGAGCAAATTGTTGAATTTGCTAAAGAAGCAAGAATGAAGGGTTTGCTTTCGTTGGAGGACAAACTGAACGAAACAGACGATGTGTTTCTGCGCAATAGCTTGATGCTGGTTGTAGACTCGGTAGAGCCTGAAAAGGTGAAAAATCTTCTTGAGTCAGAGCTTGCTTATTTGGATGACCGACATGCACAAGACAGAGCATTTTACGAAAAAGGTGCTGCGTATGCTCCTGCATTTGGTATGATCGGTACTCTGATTGGTCTGGTATTAATGTTGGGATCATTGTCAGACGTCAGTAAGGTTGGTTCGGGCATGGCGGTTGCACTTATCACTACGTTTTACGGCTCCATGCTTTCAAATGTAATTTTCCTGCCGATCTCCAACAAACTTAAGGTACGCCATGAAGAAGAGTACCTTTGCAAAATGATTATTGTAGAGGGAGTACAGGCAATTCAAGCAGGTGAAAATCCAAAATTCATTAAAGAAAAACTGGTGCAATTTCTGCCTGCAGCAGCACTCAAAAAGAATACGGAATTGTCTGGTGCGCAGAACGATGATTCTGCAGAACAGAGTGCTAAGGGTAAAAGAGGGCGTAGAAAATAA
- a CDS encoding OmpA/MotB family protein, with protein MQRKQREEEKTDGWLNTYADMVTLVLTFFVLLFTMSSVQEDKFKELIKVFQDRMGTATQIVYQNDENGGEFSPGSTSEKPFTADGEGMIEETTGLPATFDQLYEYLKKYVSDNNLESDVELQRNENFVYIRFNNNIFFDADSAVLRKSSKSILDYMGECFKSIEKDILAIRINGHTASVPNVENYKVNDRILSSDRANNVAIYFEEQKMIDPKKLVSQGYGKNQPISDNDTPEGREKNRRVDMMILSNNFDIANSGIADTEELYNFLQGNYDISMYNDPLAPADILMPSEAEEAPADNVPDESSQQN; from the coding sequence ATGCAAAGAAAACAACGTGAAGAAGAAAAAACAGACGGATGGTTGAATACCTACGCGGACATGGTTACCCTTGTTCTTACTTTTTTTGTTCTGTTATTTACAATGTCTTCTGTGCAAGAAGACAAATTTAAAGAATTGATTAAAGTGTTTCAAGACCGTATGGGTACTGCTACACAAATTGTATATCAAAACGATGAAAATGGCGGAGAGTTTTCACCCGGCAGCACCTCCGAAAAGCCTTTTACTGCAGACGGTGAGGGAATGATTGAAGAAACAACTGGGCTCCCCGCAACATTTGATCAATTGTACGAATATTTAAAAAAATATGTTAGCGATAATAATCTTGAATCTGATGTTGAGCTTCAAAGAAATGAAAATTTTGTTTATATACGCTTTAATAATAACATTTTTTTTGATGCAGATAGTGCAGTGCTTCGCAAATCTAGCAAAAGCATCTTAGACTACATGGGTGAGTGCTTTAAAAGCATAGAGAAAGATATTCTTGCTATCCGTATCAATGGGCATACCGCATCGGTTCCGAATGTTGAAAACTATAAGGTCAACGACAGAATTTTGTCTTCTGATCGTGCGAACAATGTTGCGATTTATTTTGAGGAACAAAAAATGATTGACCCCAAAAAACTGGTTTCACAAGGCTATGGAAAGAACCAGCCAATTTCGGATAACGATACCCCTGAGGGGAGAGAGAAAAACAGACGTGTAGATATGATGATCCTCAGCAACAATTTTGATATTGCTAATTCCGGTATCGCAGATACCGAAGAATTATATAACTTCTTGCAGGGTAATTATGACATCAGCATGTATAATGACCCACTTGCCCCTGCAGATATATTAATGCCTTCCGAGGCGGAAGAAGCACCGGCTGATAATGTACCAGACGAAAGCAGTCAGCAGAATTAA
- the fliM gene encoding flagellar motor switch protein FliM, which translates to MPEILSQSQIDALLTNLGSGNPLASQDDSGGKRIKEYDFKSPKKFTKERLRTLESMHENLARSITSYFTSMLREYCEVSVLQIEEQRYFEYSNALPEIALIGLIDLNPIDPNINEATLLMDMSTSIGFFMIDRLLGGAGEGYDLDREFTDIEKTILAYVYEKFAHFIGDAWSTYIDAKASFSGLETNSRLLQVNAQEDIVVIVVLNVKIRNVSGKISICIPATSLEEMSDSFSSKYMRATRKMDADRDKQRKEVIMSSILLTDLELKARLHEFPLEMQDILQLQVGDIIPLDKNINSDIQVLVEDTPWFTAKLGQTKIKKAIKVNKFM; encoded by the coding sequence ATGCCTGAAATCTTATCACAAAGCCAAATTGACGCATTGCTGACGAATCTTGGCAGCGGTAATCCTTTAGCATCGCAGGATGATTCCGGAGGTAAACGAATAAAGGAGTACGATTTTAAATCTCCTAAAAAATTCACCAAAGAGCGTCTCAGAACATTAGAAAGCATGCATGAAAATCTGGCGCGCTCCATTACCTCTTATTTTACCAGTATGCTCAGAGAATATTGTGAGGTCAGTGTGCTGCAAATTGAGGAACAGCGTTATTTCGAATACAGCAATGCTTTACCTGAAATCGCGCTGATAGGATTAATCGATCTTAACCCTATAGATCCCAATATCAACGAGGCAACACTGCTAATGGATATGTCCACCTCAATTGGCTTTTTTATGATTGATCGCCTGTTGGGAGGCGCCGGTGAAGGATATGATTTAGATAGAGAATTCACTGATATTGAAAAGACAATTTTGGCATATGTCTATGAAAAATTTGCTCATTTTATCGGAGATGCATGGAGCACTTATATTGATGCAAAGGCAAGCTTCAGCGGGTTAGAGACAAACTCACGTTTATTGCAGGTAAATGCGCAAGAGGATATTGTTGTAATCGTTGTTCTGAATGTAAAAATCAGAAATGTCTCAGGTAAAATAAGCATCTGTATTCCCGCTACCAGTTTGGAAGAAATGTCAGACTCCTTCAGTTCCAAATATATGCGCGCAACCCGTAAGATGGATGCAGATCGAGATAAACAGAGGAAAGAGGTCATCATGAGTTCCATTTTGCTTACCGATTTGGAACTAAAAGCACGCCTCCATGAATTCCCGCTTGAAATGCAGGATATTTTGCAGCTCCAAGTTGGAGATATTATCCCTCTAGATAAAAACATCAACAGCGATATCCAAGTGTTGGTGGAGGATACACCTTGGTTTACGGCGAAGTTGGGCCAAACTAAAATTAAAAAAGCGATTAAGGTTAACAAATTTATGTAA
- the fliY gene encoding flagellar motor switch phosphatase FliY has product MENPQTHLSEMETDAIGEIQNISMGSAATAMSTLLDRKVDITTPKVSVKPLKEIDYTSLEPAMLVKITYIEGITGCSVMVFRQRDMQLLLNQLMGNTDLPQPDFEFDELSISAACEVMNQMMGASATALSEFLGKSINISTPEAHVIENDYTFRDAMEVDNDDDEIVSIRFQLTIDEIMDSEFINVMSISLAKSLVSQFVGSSKEEPEVQQPQPSQQQQQVPQPQVPPQQQMHPAQQQQYAPQPGQGYYPENPYYPQPPMYGGYPPMGYPMYPNNPVPPAMASNAAAEKPPVNVQNLQVPHFSAQNPVLAAPIPGGNMDLIMNVPLGVSVEIGKTKRKVKDILEFTQGTVIELEKQAGAPVDIIVNGQLIARGDVVVIEDNFGVRITEILNTKEIIGGNEQN; this is encoded by the coding sequence ATGGAAAATCCGCAGACTCATTTGTCTGAAATGGAAACAGATGCAATTGGTGAAATTCAAAATATCAGTATGGGTTCGGCAGCAACGGCAATGTCAACCTTGCTGGATCGAAAAGTGGATATAACCACGCCAAAAGTGTCGGTAAAGCCTTTAAAAGAAATTGACTATACGTCTTTAGAACCCGCAATGCTTGTAAAAATCACTTATATTGAGGGAATTACCGGATGTAGTGTTATGGTGTTCCGTCAGCGGGATATGCAGCTACTTTTAAACCAATTAATGGGAAATACAGACCTTCCTCAGCCGGATTTTGAGTTTGATGAACTTTCTATCAGCGCAGCATGCGAGGTTATGAACCAAATGATGGGCGCATCCGCAACGGCATTATCTGAGTTTTTAGGAAAGAGCATTAACATTTCTACCCCCGAAGCGCATGTAATAGAAAATGACTATACATTCAGAGATGCTATGGAAGTAGACAATGATGATGATGAAATTGTATCCATTCGTTTTCAACTTACGATTGACGAAATCATGGACAGCGAGTTTATAAATGTGATGTCGATAAGTTTAGCCAAAAGCTTGGTAAGCCAGTTTGTTGGCTCAAGCAAAGAGGAGCCGGAGGTGCAGCAACCGCAGCCCTCTCAACAGCAACAGCAGGTTCCGCAGCCGCAGGTGCCCCCGCAACAGCAAATGCATCCTGCACAGCAGCAACAATATGCCCCACAGCCGGGGCAAGGCTATTATCCCGAAAACCCATATTATCCTCAGCCACCAATGTACGGCGGTTATCCGCCGATGGGCTATCCTATGTACCCCAATAATCCGGTACCGCCTGCAATGGCCTCAAATGCAGCAGCTGAAAAACCGCCGGTTAATGTGCAGAACCTTCAGGTACCACATTTTTCTGCGCAAAATCCGGTTTTAGCAGCTCCTATTCCCGGCGGAAATATGGATTTAATTATGAATGTGCCGTTGGGTGTTTCTGTAGAAATAGGCAAAACCAAACGCAAAGTAAAAGACATTTTAGAATTTACCCAAGGTACGGTTATCGAGTTGGAAAAACAAGCGGGTGCACCTGTTGACATTATTGTAAATGGACAGTTGATTGCACGCGGCGATGTGGTCGTCATCGAGGATAACTTTGGCGTACGGATTACAGAGATATTAAACACCAAAGAAATTATTGGTGGTAATGAACAAAACTGA
- a CDS encoding response regulator produces the protein MSKKIMIVDDAAFMRMMIKDTLSKNGFDSFAEAADGQIAVEIYERENPDLIIMDITMPNMNGIQALQAIKAINNDAKVIMCSAMGQESMVVEAIRLGALDFIVKPFKADRILQTVNKVLA, from the coding sequence ATGTCTAAGAAAATAATGATTGTTGATGATGCTGCGTTCATGAGAATGATGATTAAAGACACACTTTCTAAAAATGGTTTTGACAGCTTTGCAGAAGCTGCTGACGGGCAGATTGCTGTGGAAATATACGAAAGAGAAAACCCCGACCTTATTATTATGGATATTACAATGCCGAACATGAATGGGATTCAAGCTTTGCAGGCAATTAAAGCAATTAACAATGATGCAAAAGTCATCATGTGCTCTGCAATGGGGCAAGAGTCTATGGTGGTAGAGGCAATTCGTTTGGGCGCACTCGATTTTATTGTCAAACCGTTTAAAGCAGATCGTATTTTGCAAACGGTAAACAAGGTACTGGCGTAA
- a CDS encoding FliO/MopB family protein, with translation MPQVLFSLVMLILILTLAYYTTKWIGKRCSIQNGSKIIQVLDKVVVGQDKMLMIIRVQNQTMLVGMTSHSVQKLCDIENIDELLIQSKASETDFSSILSTALRDGLGAKLMRKKKKEDDAQ, from the coding sequence ATGCCGCAGGTTTTATTTTCGCTGGTAATGCTCATTTTGATTTTAACTCTGGCGTATTATACGACAAAATGGATTGGAAAAAGATGTTCTATACAAAACGGATCCAAAATCATTCAGGTTTTGGATAAGGTTGTTGTTGGACAAGACAAAATGCTGATGATTATCCGTGTCCAGAATCAAACTATGCTGGTAGGGATGACCTCACACAGTGTGCAAAAGCTTTGCGATATTGAAAACATCGATGAGCTGTTAATTCAATCAAAGGCATCAGAAACCGATTTTTCCTCGATTCTCAGTACGGCACTGCGGGATGGTTTGGGTGCAAAACTGATGAGGAAAAAGAAAAAGGAGGATGATGCACAATGA
- the fliP gene encoding flagellar type III secretion system pore protein FliP (The bacterial flagellar biogenesis protein FliP forms a type III secretion system (T3SS)-type pore required for flagellar assembly.), whose translation MNSKKAYRAELKKHLLFFAISLLMVVVLSAFLCTVTYAAPGISIDLNAGEDSGGTLGAIELLFLMAILALAPSILIMMTSFTRIVIVLSFLRNALGTQQSPPNQVLVGLALFLTLFIMNPVITEINKTAYIPYKEGVITQEVAAQRAVKPLKVFMLKQTQKKDLNMFLSISKSPVPQLKEGQSIEAFTDLGLEVIVPSFITSELKRAFTMGFLLFIPFLIIDMVVASTLMSMGMVMLPPAMIALPFKIMMFVLVDGWGMLMGTLVQSFR comes from the coding sequence ATGAACTCCAAAAAAGCATACCGTGCAGAGCTAAAAAAACACCTCCTGTTTTTTGCAATATCCCTGCTTATGGTGGTGGTATTGTCCGCTTTTCTGTGCACCGTTACATATGCAGCCCCCGGTATCTCAATTGATTTGAATGCCGGCGAGGATTCAGGCGGTACGCTGGGTGCTATCGAACTGTTGTTTTTAATGGCAATTCTTGCTTTGGCGCCGTCTATTTTGATTATGATGACCAGCTTTACCAGAATCGTAATCGTGCTATCTTTTTTGAGAAATGCTTTGGGCACACAGCAGTCACCTCCCAATCAGGTGTTGGTGGGGCTTGCGCTGTTTCTTACTTTATTTATTATGAATCCGGTTATTACCGAAATCAACAAAACCGCATATATCCCTTATAAAGAGGGCGTTATTACGCAAGAAGTTGCTGCGCAAAGAGCCGTAAAACCGCTTAAGGTGTTTATGCTGAAGCAAACGCAGAAAAAAGACCTCAATATGTTCCTGTCTATCTCCAAAAGCCCTGTACCTCAACTGAAAGAGGGGCAAAGCATCGAAGCTTTTACAGACCTCGGTCTTGAAGTAATTGTTCCCTCTTTTATTACGAGTGAACTAAAACGTGCATTTACGATGGGCTTTTTGCTGTTTATTCCATTTCTCATCATTGATATGGTGGTAGCAAGCACGTTGATGTCTATGGGTATGGTTATGCTGCCGCCCGCAATGATTGCGCTTCCGTTTAAGATTATGATGTTTGTGCTGGTAGATGGATGGGGAATGCTGATGGGAACTCTTGTGCAAAGCTTCCGTTAG
- the fliQ gene encoding flagellar biosynthesis protein FliQ produces the protein MTQGAALDILKEALLIAFKLAGPMLAVSIIVGLVIAIFQAATQIHEQTLTFVPKVIVISLILLFLGSWMITMLSEFMQRLFSIMAGL, from the coding sequence GTGACACAGGGCGCCGCACTGGATATTCTTAAGGAAGCGCTGCTGATTGCCTTTAAGCTTGCAGGTCCAATGCTTGCTGTCAGCATCATTGTGGGTTTGGTCATTGCTATCTTTCAGGCGGCAACACAAATTCACGAACAAACCCTTACTTTTGTACCCAAAGTTATCGTTATATCACTTATTCTTTTGTTTTTGGGTTCATGGATGATTACGATGCTGTCTGAGTTTATGCAAAGGCTGTTCTCGATTATGGCGGGGTTGTAA
- the fliR gene encoding flagellar biosynthetic protein FliR — MWNELFAYLDVFMLVFVRMSGMILFNPLFNRRSVPAQIRMGLILALTILITPTVDGAPIAAMRELEMILAMFKELFLGFVCGFVFQIFYYMLFFAGDFMDMQFGLSMSKVFDPSSNIQMSVSGNLMNLLFMFYIFATDSHLILIKIFATSYQIVPVGAEGLTTAVGEQIINLFIAIFVLGLKLALPFVVAEFTLEVAMGILMRIIPQIHIFVINIQAKLFVGIILLFLFAHPVGSFMDKYVLLMLENMQRILFASVA, encoded by the coding sequence ATGTGGAATGAGCTGTTTGCTTATCTGGATGTTTTTATGCTGGTGTTTGTCCGGATGAGCGGTATGATTTTATTTAACCCGCTATTTAACCGTCGTAGTGTTCCAGCGCAGATTCGTATGGGGTTAATCTTAGCATTAACGATTTTAATTACGCCCACCGTTGACGGAGCCCCCATTGCTGCAATGCGAGAATTAGAAATGATACTGGCAATGTTTAAGGAGCTTTTTCTCGGCTTTGTGTGTGGGTTTGTATTTCAGATATTTTATTATATGCTGTTTTTTGCAGGGGACTTTATGGACATGCAGTTTGGGCTTTCGATGTCAAAAGTGTTCGACCCCTCGTCCAACATACAAATGTCTGTTTCAGGCAATCTTATGAACTTGCTTTTTATGTTTTACATCTTTGCAACAGACAGCCACTTGATTCTGATAAAGATTTTCGCCACTTCTTACCAGATTGTTCCCGTAGGTGCGGAAGGTTTAACCACAGCGGTTGGTGAACAGATTATCAACTTGTTTATTGCAATATTTGTATTGGGGTTAAAGCTGGCACTGCCCTTTGTGGTTGCAGAATTTACATTAGAGGTTGCAATGGGTATCTTGATGAGAATTATCCCTCAGATACATATTTTTGTGATCAATATACAGGCAAAATTATTTGTGGGCATTATTTTGCTGTTCTTATTTGCCCATCCGGTAGGTTCTTTTATGGATAAATATGTGTTGCTTATGCTGGAGAATATGCAGCGCATATTGTTTGCCTCAGTAGCGTAA
- the flhB gene encoding flagellar biosynthesis protein FlhB, producing MAGEKTEKATPKRKQDERKKGNIFQSHDVVVVFSVIIMFYSIKWMSPHITNYLSKCIRDFFALAGNMKTITVMDTKKLLTDGLSIFMLSAMPLLLISSLVAVVLTGMQTKMLFSGEAMRFKASRISPLQGFKRMFSMRSVVEVIKAILKICVLGWIIYNNFLKRLVGFPRLLDMSVQEAVVFAGEGIMSLVSTTAMVFVLIAGFDYFYQWWDYEKNLRMSKQEIKEEYKQTEGDPQIKGKIKEKQQQMAQMRMMQNVPNADVVIRNPTHFAVAIQYDPEKNRAPVVIAKGADRIAFKIIEIAEEHNVVITENRPLARGLYEAVELNREIPDEFYQAVAGVLAFVYSLKKKDLK from the coding sequence TTGGCTGGCGAAAAGACCGAGAAGGCGACCCCCAAACGAAAGCAGGACGAACGAAAAAAAGGTAATATTTTTCAGAGCCACGATGTTGTCGTCGTTTTTTCGGTCATCATTATGTTTTATTCCATCAAATGGATGTCCCCTCACATTACCAATTATCTCAGTAAATGCATACGAGACTTTTTTGCACTGGCGGGTAATATGAAGACGATTACCGTAATGGATACAAAAAAACTATTAACCGACGGGCTTTCCATTTTTATGCTCTCAGCCATGCCGTTACTGCTAATCAGCAGTCTGGTGGCAGTTGTGTTAACAGGTATGCAAACAAAAATGCTTTTTTCCGGCGAAGCAATGCGCTTTAAAGCCAGCCGAATCAGCCCTTTACAAGGTTTTAAACGGATGTTTTCGATGCGTTCGGTAGTAGAGGTCATAAAGGCGATTCTTAAAATCTGTGTTTTGGGATGGATTATATACAATAATTTTTTAAAACGATTGGTGGGGTTTCCCAGGCTGCTGGATATGTCCGTGCAGGAAGCTGTGGTGTTTGCAGGTGAAGGCATTATGTCCTTGGTATCCACCACCGCCATGGTGTTTGTGTTGATTGCAGGTTTCGACTATTTCTACCAATGGTGGGATTACGAGAAGAACCTGCGTATGAGCAAGCAGGAGATTAAAGAAGAATATAAACAAACAGAGGGCGACCCTCAAATTAAAGGAAAGATTAAAGAAAAGCAGCAGCAAATGGCGCAAATGCGTATGATGCAAAACGTACCAAATGCCGACGTCGTTATCAGAAACCCTACCCATTTCGCGGTTGCAATTCAATACGATCCCGAAAAAAATCGAGCTCCGGTCGTAATTGCCAAAGGGGCAGACCGCATAGCATTTAAAATCATCGAGATAGCAGAAGAACATAATGTTGTTATTACAGAAAACCGGCCGCTCGCAAGAGGTTTGTACGAAGCGGTTGAACTTAACAGAGAAATTCCCGATGAGTTTTATCAGGCGGTGGCGGGTGTGCTTGCGTTTGTATACAGCCTGAAGAAAAAGGATTTGAAATAG